A genomic stretch from Suncus etruscus isolate mSunEtr1 chromosome 17, mSunEtr1.pri.cur, whole genome shotgun sequence includes:
- the ADSS1 gene encoding adenylosuccinate synthetase isozyme 1, whose translation MSGTRAANERPPGAGGVKRGRLQQEAAAGGSRVTVVLGAQWGDEGKGKVVDLLATDADIISRCQGGNNAGHTVVVDGREYDFHLLPSGIINSRAVSFIGNGVVVHLPGLFEEAEKNEKKGLKDWDKRLIISDRAHLVFDFHQAVDGLQEAQRQAQEGKNIGTTKKGIGPAYSSKAARTGLRVCDLLSDFEDFSARFKSLARQHQSMFPTLEIDVEAQLKRLKGFAERIRPMVRDGVYFMYEALHGPPKKILVEGANAALLDIDFGTYPFVTSSNCTVGGVCTGLGIPPQNVGEVYGVVKAYTTRVGIGAFPTEQINEIGDLLQNRGHEWGVTTGRKRRCGWLDLVILRYAHMVNGFTALALTKLDILDVLDELKVGVSYKLNGKRIPHFPANQEVLQKVEVEYETLPGWRADTTGVRRWEDLPAQAQNYIRFVENHVGVAVKWVGVGKSRESMIQLF comes from the exons ATGTCGGGGACCCGCGCCGCCAACGAGCGGCCCCCCGGCGCGGGCGGCGTGAAGCGCGGACGGCTGCAGCAGGAGGCGGCGGCCGGCGGCTCGCGGGTGACCGTGGTGCTGGGCGCGCAGTGGGGGGACGAGGGCAAAGGCAAGGTGGTGGACCTGCTGGCCACCGACGCCGACATCATCAGCCGCTGCCAG GGGGGCAACAACGCGGGCCACACAGTGGTCGTGGACGGCAGAGAGTATGACTTCCACCTGCTGCCCAGCGGCATCATCAACTCCCGGGCCGTGTCCTTCATTG GGAACGGCGTGGTGGTCCACTTGCCTGGTTTGTTCGAAGAGGCTGAGAAGAACGAAAAGAAAG GCCTGAAGGACTGGGACAAGAGGCTCATTATCTCAGACCGCGCTCACCTTG TGTTCGACTTTCACCAGGCAGTGGACGGGCTGCAGGAGGCCCAACGGCAAGCCCAGGAGGGCAAGAA CATTGGCACCACCAAGAAGGGAATCGGGCCCGCCTACTCGTCCAAAGCGGCAAGGACCGGCCTTCGGGTCTGCGACCTCCTGTCGGACTTCGAAGACTTCTCAGCTAG GTTCAAGAGCCTGGCCCGGCAACACCAGTCCATGTTCCCTACTCTGGAGATTGATGTGGAGGCGCAGCTCAAAAGGCTCAAG GGATTTGCCGAGCGAATCCGCCCCATGGTCCGGGACGGTGTGTACTTTATGTACGAGGCGCTGCATGGCCCCCCCAAGAAAATCCTCGTGGAAGGCGCCAACGCTGCGCTTCTGGACATCGACTTTG GAACCTACCCCTTTGTGACATCCTCCAACTGCACCGTGGGCGGCGTTTGCACAGGCCTGGGCATTCCCCCCCAGAACGTGGGCGAGGTGTATGGCGTGGTGAAGGCCTACACCACTCGTGTCGGCATTGGGGCCTTCCCCACAGAGCAGATCAAT GAAATCGGGGACCTGCTCCAGAATCGGGGGCATGAATGGGGAGTGACTACAGGCAGGAAAAGGCGCTGTGGCTGGCTGGACCTGGTTATTCTCAGATATGCTCACATGGTCAACGGCTTCACAGC GCTGGCCTTGACCAAGCTGGACATTCTGGATGTGCTGGACGAGCTGAAGGTGGGGGTCTCGTACAAGCTGAATGGGAAAAGGATCCCCCACTTCCCAG CAAACCAGGAGGTCCTGCAGAAGGTGGAGGTCGAGTATGAGACGCTGCCTGGCTGGAGGGCGGACACCACAGGCGTGCGCCGCTGGGAGGACCTGCCGGCACAGGCTCAGAACTACATCCGCTTTGTGGAGAACCACGTGGGAGTGGCAG TCAAGTGGGTCGGCGTGGGCAAGTCCCGGGAGTCCATGATCCAGCTGTTCTAG
- the INF2 gene encoding inverted formin-2, translated as MSVKEGTHGKWAALKEKLGPQDSDPTEANLENAEPELCIRLLQVPSVVNYSGMRKRLESSDGDWMVQFLEQSGLDLLLEALARLSGRGVARISDALLQLTCISCVRAVMNSQPGIRYILSNQAYVRQLSQALNTTNMMVKKQVFELLAALCMYSPEGHALALDALDHYKTVCSQQYRFSVIMSELAGADNVPYTVTLLSVVNAIILSPEDLHVRTQLRGEFVGLQLLDLLTRLRTLEDADLLIQLEAFEEAKAEDEEELLRVSGGLDMGSHQAVFACLFHKVSCSPVSAQLLALLQGLLHLEPSLRSGQLLWEALEGLVSRAVLLANDAQMCSVEEVVERLLPVKAGPHPRPLDRAHKSVQANMGQSRRDSTPTTSGAPEADGEGHPPPEHQRLSVEEAPPLPASPAPRLESISPPVPPPPPPPPPPLPVIQCSPPPPPPPLPGLVGAPPPPPPPPLPGLGGCPPPPPPPLPGLGGCPPPPPPPLPGLGGGPPPPLSLPSMEEVVVAQVDHGLGSAQVPSHRRVQPPALRMKKLNWQKLPSHVAHEQSSMWASLSCAEATVLEPDFSSIERLFSFPMAKPKEPSATAARREPKEITFLDSKKSLNLNIFLRQFKCSNEEIVAMIRTGDTSRLDVEILKQLLKLLPEKHEVENLRAFTKDPAHLASADQFYLLLLSVPCYPLRVQCMLLCEGTATLLTMVQPKAQLVLDACHSLLSSQQLPAFCQLILKIGNFLNYGSHTGDADGFKMSTLLKLTETKSQQSRVTLLHHVLEEVEKSHPDLLKLPQELEQPSLAAGINLDVLHAELSSNLQKLEEMARKVCSAEPEVQQQYCQQLQAGIQASRKVEELFQAIEQQKLALAAYLCEDPHQLSLESTFSTMKAFRDLFISALKENKARKEQAAKAERRKQQLAEEAAQRPPGEEGKPGRKGDRQEEVCVIDALLADIRKGFQLRKTNRGRWDVEGGSKAAPAGPPKAKEPAGPGDSAGSSNIPTMDPGSQAPAAREAQGTDLLDAPEAAPKEEGGPPALERRSSWYTDAHEFLLPENMPDPTPCTGAGPEPSTHLGICQAEADSSGPQGEMHDEDTGPDSALDTSLDRSFSEDAVTDSSGSGTLPRTRGRPSKGTGKRRKKRSLRSQEEVEPDPTANKSDRLCALQ; from the exons ATGTCGGTGAAGGAGGGCACCCATGGCAAGTGGGCGGCGCTCAAGGAGAAGCTGGGTCCGCAGGACTCGGACCCCACAGAGGCCAACCTggagaatgcagagccagagctgTGCATCCGGCTGCTGCAGGTGCCTTCCGTGGTCAACTACTCAGGAATGCGCAAGCGCCTGGAAAGCAGCGATGGTGACTGGATGGTGCAGTTTCTGGAGCAGAGTGGCCTGGACCTGTTGCTTGAGGCCTTGGCACGCCTGTCCGGGCGCGGGGTAGCACGCATTTCCGATGCGCTCCTACAGCTCACCTGCATCAGCTGTGTGCGCGCTGTCATGAACTCGCAGCCCGGAATCCGCTACATCCTCAGCAACCAGGCCTATGTGCGCCAGCTGTCCCAGG CTCTGAACACTACCAACATGATGGTCAAGAAGCAGGTGTTCGAGCTGCTGGCCGCCCTGTGCATGTACTCCCCGGAGGGCCATGCCCTAGCGCTGGACGCGCTGGACCATTACAAG ACCGTGTGCAGCCAGCAGTACCGCTTCAGCGTCATCATGAGTGAGCTGGCGGGTGCCGACAACGTGCCCTACACGGTCACCCTGCTCAGCGTGGTCAACGCCATCATCTTGAGTCCCGAGGACCTGCATGTCCGCACCCAGCTGCGTGGCGAGTTTGTGG GTCTGCAGCTGCTGGACCTGCTGACCCGGCTGCG GACACTGGAAGACGCGGACCTGCTGATCCAACTGGAGGCCTTCGAGGAGGCCAAGGCGGAGGATGAGGAGGAACTGCTGCGTGTCAGCGGGGGCCTGGACATGGGTAGCCACCAGGCTGTGTTCGCCTGCCTGTTCCACAAG GTGAGCTGCTCGCCAGTGTCGGCCCAGCTGCTGGCACTGCTGCAAGGGCTCTTGCACCTCGAGCCCAGCCTGCGCTCCGGGCAGCTGCTGTGGGAGGCGCTCGAGGGTCTGGTCAGCCGGGCCGTGCTCCTGGCCAACGATG CCCAGATGTGCTCCGTGGAGGAGGTGGTGGAGCGGCTCCTCCCAGTCAAGGCGGGACCTCACCCCAGGCCTCTGGACAGAGCCCACAAAAGTGTCCAGGCCAACATGGGCCAGAGCCGGAGGGACAGCACCCCAACAACCAGTGGCGCCCCTGAGGCAGATGGGGAAGGACACCCTCCTCCAGAGCATCAGCGGCTCAGTGTGGAGGAAGCTCCGCCCCTGCCTGCGTCCCCAGCACCCAGGCTGGAGTCCATCTCTCCCCCGGTGCCCCCGCCACCccctcctccacctccacctctCCCTGTCATACAGTGCTCGCCCCCTCCACCGCCACCCCCTCTGCCAGGCCTGGTTGGGGCTCCGCCACCACCTCCTCCACCCCCTCTGCCAGGCCTGGGTGGGTGCCCGCCGCCACCTCCACCCCCTCTGCCAGGCCTGGGTGGGTGCCCGCCACCTCCTCCACCCCCTCTGCCAGGCCTGGGTGGGGGCCCGCCACCACCGCTGTCCCTGCCTAGCATGGAGGAGGTGGTCGTGGCGCAGGTGGATCACGGTCTGGGTTCGGCCCAGGTCCCCAGCCATCGGCGCGTGCAGCCTCCTGCACTGCGCATGAAGAAGCTCAACTGGCAGAAGCTGCCGTCCCACGTGGCCCACG AGCAAAGCTCCATGTGGGCGTCGCTGAGCTGTGCGGAGGCCACAGTGCTGGAGCCCGACTTCTCCAGCATCGAGCGCCTCTTCTCCTTCCCCATGGCTAAGCCCAAGGAGCCCTCAGCCACCGCAGCTCGCAGGGAGCCCAAGGAG ATCACTTTTCTGGATTCCAAGAAGAGCCTGAACCTCAACATCTTTCTGAGGCAGTTTAAGTG CTCCAATGAGGAGATTGTGGCCATGATCCGCACTGGGGACACTTCGAGGTTGGACGTGGAGATCCTCAAACAGCTGCTCAAGCTGCTCCCCGAGAAGCACGAG GTCGAGAACCTGCGTGCCTTCACCAAGGATCCTGCCCATCTGGCGAGCGCCGACCAGTTCTACCTGCTGCTGCTAAGTGTCCCCTG CTACCCACTGCGGGTGCAGTGCATGTTGCTCTGTGAGGGGACCGCCACGCTGCTCACCATGGTACAACCCAAGGCCCAGCTGGTGCTCGACGCCTGCCATA GTCTGCTCAGCAGCCAGCAGCTGCCTGCCTTCTGCCAGCTGATCCTGAAAATCGGCAACTTCCTCAACTAT GGCAGCCACACGGGGGATGCTGACGGTTTCAAGATGAGCACGCTGCTCAAGCTCACAGAGACCAAGTCCCAGCAGAGCCGTGTGACCTTGTTACACCATGTGCTGGAG GAAGTGGAGAAGAGTCACCCAGACCTCCTAAAACTACCCCAGGAACTGGAGCAGCCCTCACTGGCGGCAGG GATCAACCTGGATGTGCTCCACGCCGAGTTGAGCTCCAACCTGCAGAAGCTGGAGGAGATGGCACGGAAGGTGTGTTCAGCCGAGCCAGAGGTGCAGCAGCAGTATTGTCAGCAGCTCCAG GCCGGCATCCAGGCCTCGAGGAAGGTGGAGGAGCTGTTTCAGGCCATTGAACAGCAGAAGCTGGCCCTGGCCGCCTACCTGTGTGAAGACCCCCACCAGCTGTCCCTGGAAAGCACCTTCAGCACGATGAAGGCCTTCCGGGACCTCTTCATCAGCGCCCTGAAG GAGAACAAGGCCCGGAAGGAGCAGGCCGCCAAGGCTGAGCGGAGGAAGCAGCAGCTGGCCGAGGAGGCGGCGCAAAGACCGCCCGGCGAGGAGGGGAAGCCTG GCAGGAAGGGCGACCGGCAGGAGGAGGTATGCGTCATTGATGCTCTACTGGCCGACATCCGCAAAGGTTTCCAGCTGCGAAAGACCAACCGTGGCCGCTGGGATGTTGAGGGCGGCAGCAAGGCAGCCCCTGCTGGTCCTCCAAAGGCCAAGGAGCCTG CGGGCCCCGGTGATTCTGCCGGGAGCTCCAACATCCCCACCATGGATCCTGGTTCTCAGGCCCCAGCGGCCAGGGAGGCCCAGGGCACAGACCTTTTGGACGCACCTGAGGCAGCCCCAAAGGAGGAGGGTGGCCCCCCAGCTCTGGAGCGACGCTCGTCCTGGTACACGGATGCCCACGAGTTCCTGCTCCCTGAGAACATGCCAGACCCCACGCCCTGCACCGGGGCTGGGCCAGAGCCCAGCACACATCTGGGCATCTGCCAGGCTGAGGCGGACAGTTCGGGTCCCCAAGGGGAAATGCATGATGAGGACACTGGTCCCGACTCTGCACTGGACACATCACTGGATAGATCCTTTTCCGAGGACGCTGTGACCGACTCCTCTGGTTCTGGCACCCTCCCCCGGACACGTGGACGGCCCTCGAAGGGCACAGGCAAGCGAAGGAAGAAGCGGTCATTGAGAAGTCAGGAAG AGGTCGAGCCTGACCCCACGGCTAATAAATCAGATAGGCTGTGTGCCCTCCAGTGA
- the SIVA1 gene encoding apoptosis regulatory protein Siva, protein MPKRGYPFAAAAPLQLKVRVGPRELSRGVCAERYSREIFEKTRQLLYRGAQAYAEHVWEDACAVVDLPESPKPGPTTNARASRGQMLIGPDGRLTRRPEQISDTDPLGAVLEGCQSCAHGLVRKALCGQCERALCGACVRACSSCGTTTCTLCAVVEGADIPEKLLCASCAMFEG, encoded by the exons ATGCCCAAGCGGGGCTACCCGTTCGCAGCCGCGGCCCCGCTGCAGCTCAAGGTCCGCGTGGGGCCGCGGGAGCTGAGCCGCGGCGTGTGCGCCGAGCGCTACTCGCGTGAGATCTTCG AGAAGACGCGGCAACTCCTCTATCGAGGGGCCCAGGCTTATGCGGAGCACGTGTGGGAGGACGCCTGTGCCGTCGTGGACCTGCCCGAGTCCCCAAAGCCTGGCCCCACCACAAACGCTCGTGCCTCGCGGGGCCAGATGCTGATTGGACCCGATGGGCGGCTAACCAGGCGCCCTGAGCAGATTTCTGACACTG ACCCGCTGGGTGCCGTGTTGGAGGGCTGCCAGTCATGCGCGCATGGCCTGGTCAGGAAGGCCTTGTGCGGGCAGTGTGAGCGGGCTCTGTGTGGGGCCTGCGTGCGTGCCTGCAGCAGCTGCGGAACCACCACTTGTACCCTGTGTGCTGTCGTGGA GGGTGCTGACATCCCTGAGAAGCTGCTGTGTGCCAGCTGTGCCATGTTTGAAGGCTGA